In one window of Candidatus Thermoplasmatota archaeon DNA:
- a CDS encoding lysylphosphatidylglycerol synthase transmembrane domain-containing protein — protein sequence NLIGLFYGTVTPLWLGDYVRIPYLREESDAPFGKCTSNIIIDQIMEFGGLFILALAGSIVLFKHFSSLFFIFFSFFISFISVAIFLKKKERSEKLLKIIYKIFIPEKLKASMMNEFNAFYEDMPSVKSLILPLLIGIFSYILFFVQIYILALSFSINIPLINFILIYPVASLIGLIPITVSGLGTREYALIHIFSIYGIPSDVTVAISLSGYVITMLIPSIIGGVLSLTKVRVEKV from the coding sequence AATTTAATAGGGCTATTTTACGGTACTGTAACGCCTTTATGGCTTGGGGATTATGTAAGGATTCCATATTTAAGGGAAGAAAGCGATGCACCCTTTGGTAAATGTACTTCCAATATTATTATTGACCAGATAATGGAATTCGGTGGGTTATTCATACTCGCTCTTGCAGGCTCTATTGTTCTATTCAAACACTTTTCTTCTCTTTTCTTTATTTTCTTCTCTTTCTTCATAAGTTTTATCTCCGTAGCCATTTTTTTAAAGAAGAAAGAAAGGAGCGAAAAATTACTAAAAATAATTTATAAAATTTTCATACCAGAGAAATTGAAGGCATCCATGATGAATGAGTTTAACGCTTTTTATGAGGACATGCCATCTGTAAAGTCTCTCATCCTTCCTCTTCTTATAGGGATTTTCAGCTACATTCTTTTTTTTGTGCAGATATATATACTTGCGCTATCTTTTTCCATCAACATACCCTTAATAAATTTCATTCTGATTTATCCTGTAGCATCCCTTATCGGCTTAATCCCGATTACGGTAAGCGGGCTCGGGACGAGGGAATATGCCCTGATACACATCTTCTCGATTTATGGAATTCCGAGCGATGTCACGGTAGCAATATCTCTGAGCGGGTACGTTATTACAATGCTTATTCCATC